One window of Penaeus chinensis breed Huanghai No. 1 chromosome 34, ASM1920278v2, whole genome shotgun sequence genomic DNA carries:
- the LOC125043769 gene encoding CWF19-like protein 1 → MADKIQKILVAGDVEGHFNQLFKRISSVNQKNGPFSFLLCVGDFFGEDNSQWLPYKSGALKVPLTTYVLGPHVPGLSSNYPDLKGCELCENVIYLGPNGIYPCSSGLKIMYLSGRESEDKKKTDFSFIGDDIKSLETQCGRKQVIDVLITGQWPKAVCNYAKKPEGCDPDDVGSAMISRLAFNIKPRYHFCGLEGKHYERLPYRNHKVLIESARPVTRFIGLAKVGNPEKLKWLYAFNITPGKHCTEAELNLQPGDVTECPYSEAHLVNLSSQAKSQSSGAAQFFYNMNADFNDDGRGRKRRGDGEREFERKRMPPKPTGPCWFCLASPEVEKHLVVSVGEHVYLALAKGGLVPEHLLILPITHFQSTSDLDGDSRQEVEKFKGALRKMFKSKGKCIVFFERNYRTQHMQVQAVPVPGETLGDIKEAFMEVANENGIELDEIPKLSDIAQVAPPGTPFFYAELPSGEKLYHRVKKNFPLQFGREAVASPLILNTPERIDWRECKISEDEETELRNKIRAGFQPYDFTLEEEEDD, encoded by the exons ATGGCGGATAAGATACAGAAAAT TCTTGTGGCAGGAGACGTGGAAGGCCACTTCAACCAGCTGTTCAAACGCATATCCAGTGTGAACCAGAAGAATGgtcccttctcattccttctttgtGTGGGAGATTTCTTTGGTGAAGACAATTCCCAGTGGCTGCCATATAAGTCTGGGGCTCTCAAAG tgccacTGACGACCTATGTCTTGGGGCCTCACGTGCCAGGCCTGTCATCCAATTACCCGGACCTGAAGGGTTGTGAATTGTGTGAAAATGTCATATACTTGG GCCCAAATGGGATCTACCCCTGCAGCAGTGGTCTGAAGATTATGTATCTGAGTGGAAGAGAGtctgaagacaagaagaagacggATTTTTCTTTCATTGGTGATGATATCAAATCCCTGGAGACTCAGTGTGGAAGAAAGCAAGTAATCGATGTCCTCATCACCGGACAGTGGCCAAAAGCTGTTTGCAATTATGCTAAGAAACCG GAAGGATGTGACCCAGATGATGTTGGATCTGCTATGATTTCCAGATTAGCTTTCAACATCAAGCCGCGATACCATTTTTGTGGCTTGGAAGGAAAGCACTATGAAAGGCTGCCTTACAG AAATCACAAAGTTTTAATTGAATCAGCTCGTCCTGTCACCCGTTTTATTGGGCTAGCCAAAGTAGGTAATCCAGAGAAGCTAAAGTGGTTGTATGCCTTTAACATAACTCCAGGTAAGCATTGCACAGAAGCAGAACTGAACTTACAACCAGGAGACGTCACAGAATGTCCATATTCTGAGGCCCACCTTGTAAATTTGTCATCACAG GCAAAATCACAGAGCTCAGGTGCAGCTCAGTTCTTCTACAACATGAATGCAGATTTTAACGACGATGGCCGTggcaggaagagaagaggtgacggagagagagaatttgagaggaAACGAATGCCACCAAAACCTACTG GTCCTTGTTGGTTCTGCTTGGCAAGTCCCGAAGTGGAGAAGCACTTGGTTGTGAGCGTTGGTGAGCATGTGTACCTAGCACTTGCAAAAGGAGGCCTTGTACCAGAACATTTGCTTATCCTGCCCATCACACACTTCCAGAGCACATCTGACCTTGATGGAGACAGTAGACAAG AGGTTGAAAAGTTTAAAGGAGCCTTGAGGAAGATGTTCAAGAGCAAGGGCAAATGCATCGTGTTCTTCGAGCGGAATTACAGAACGCAGCACATGCAGGTCCAAGCAGTTCCTGTCCCGGGTGAAACGCTAGGAGACATAAAGGAAGCATTTATG GAAGTAGCAAATGAAAATGGAATTGAATTAGATGAAATTCCCAAGTTGTCGGACATTGCCCAAGTGGCTCCTCCTGGCACTCCCTTTTTCTATGCTGAGCTGCCCTCAGGGGAGAAATTGTATCATAGGGTAAAAAAGAACTTTCCTCTGCAGTTCGGAAG GGAAGCTGTTGCCAGTCCTCTGATTTTGAACACGCCAGAACGCATTGACTGGAGAGAATGCAAAATCtcagaagatgaagaaacagaacTTCGAAATAAGATCCGTGCAGGATTTCAACCTTATGATTTcactctggaggaggaggaggatgattag